GGATTGAGTGAAATATGCAATTATAGTTGTTGCTGATGCTTGTTTATGTTTTTCCCTGAAGaacttctatttttatttttgttaaagaCATAATTAAGTTCTTAGAAACTGGTTTGTTGTATCTGCTGGTTCAATCCAATAGAACATAATTTTAGCATTCTAGTTGAGGgggaaaaaaaacttatatttggTGCTGATCTTTGGTCCAGATTTAATTGTTGATTCTTGCTTAATTATTGTTCATGCTTTGGACCGGGTTGTTTCGTTTTATTTTATCAACCTTTCCTTTTTCTACAAGTGAAGTTGTTTCATTTTCTTTCATGTTACTGATTCAATCTTTTTCGTTCAAAGTTTGaagaataatattttcttatgaaatttagcGTAAATCTTTTGTAAAATTATGTTGTGGAAGGATCAATCTGGAAGGACATCGACGTAGAGTTGAATTTTAAGGATTTTTTGTGCTAACAAGATTCCTTATGAGCAAAGCATGGTCTAAATATATATCTGGTTTATATTGCAGGTCCCAGCAAAACCGAACTACTGTCTGGTGCTTTACTGTGCTGCTGGTTGGCCTTTGAATAAGAATTCCTTGTTGGCTAAATTCGTGGATGGCAGTGACATGTTTCAGGATGCAAGATTCTAACTGATTCCGAGTATTGTAGAGATACGATTTAGATAAAATTTAATTATCTGTAAGGTATTTGTACCTTAAGATCTGTTTTTCTTCTACCACACGTAGCTGACTCAGTTAATGTCTTAATCAATGGTAAGGGATATTAGATGGTCAAGTGTGCTGCTGGGGAAAGCTGTCACTTGCAAATATTTTAAACAAGACAATTTTATGGAGGTATGCCATGTTAAGTATTAattatttctttaattatttttattgatacACTAAATAAAGAGaagttaagttttgagttttacaGAAACATTTACTTTTGCCCTTTTGCTACTGAAGTAATATGATAATGATGCCTCTCTGCTGTGGGATTAATGTCTCACCAATTTGCCCTAGCAaacctcttttttctttttcttttttctctatgGGATACTAAATTGCAGAAAATGACAGCTTAACTGTCTATTTAGCAGATTGATGTAGGCATTGGATCTTCATCATTTGCAAGAGGTGTCATTGGCCTTGTCTTGGGATATATCACAAGCTTGGTGATTGACCTGGCTATTTTGATAGAGGTTTGTGTCTTGATACTAAGGGATATGTTTTCTGTTTATCAACTAGCATTTCTTCATTTCGTGTGGTCTGTCTAGTTATAATTTAATTTCAGACCTTTACAGAAATATGCTCTAGAGGACTTCTATGTACATGATCCACTACTCTGTAGTGGACAATTAGAAAGATGTTATAGAGAGGAAGCTTGGTGACGTGGCAGTGGAGTTCTGAAATATGTTATTTGCTCTTTTCTCATCTTTTATTCTTTCGAGAGGGGTAGTTTAAATGGTCACATGTGGTTTGCTCCTAGTTGGTTTGAGTCCCTATCGAGCTCTTAAGTAGCATTTGCTATAATTTTTTGGTATCCAAATATTGTAAGCTTAGGTGGCGGGGATAGtagttttttttttgaaaaaaaaaaagaaaaaggaaagattACCGAATGCATCTTTTGTAGctaaatataatatatttgcttAGGAAAGAGCATCTCTAGAGTTGGTTAATCATAAGCACCAGTTTGTGTACGCGTTTAAGTTGGGAGTTTCTAAATAGGTATAACATAATTGCAAGATAATTTTTTATGTGGTGCAGGCAATGGAAGAGTACATTCTTGGAACTGTTCGGCTAAACTGGATTAAGCCCGAGTCTGCTAGACATTTGGACGTTTGAGGTTTCGTCATTGTAATCATCATCCTTATTATGATAACATTCAATTGGTACGGTTTCTCCATTGTTTTCAACAATCTGTTGTAAAGTAATAATAATTAGTGAACCAATACTCATGCAataatagataaataatttaTTGGTTTATCTTTAGTTGAAATGTCATAAATTATTGCTGCTATGATTGCTTGTCAAAAAGGTGTAATGGGTTGAATCTAAATCTTTGATTGACCCAGAAAGAAGTTGGATTCTTAGTCTCCATGATTGTTGACATGAGTCAAATGATCAACTAACTCTCAAGGGAGTATGACCTTGTTCTAATTCTCCTGATTAGGACTTTCATTTAATTCCTTAAGGAGGGAGACCTTTTCAGTTTTTTATAAGGCCAAATAATTCTTTGTACATAGCATTGTTTTCCCTTTCTCTGTCGACACATTCATCTCCATTGTAACCTTAAACAAGTTTCTTGTAGCTTATCTTGTAAACATGATTTCATAATGTATGCAGATATCATTTAATTATATTCTAATGGCACTTGACAGTTCTCTAATTGAATATAAGAGTATTTCTTTCTTAAAGTATACTATAAACTAATTGCCTCATTTACAATCAACAGTCTTTGTAATGGCACAAATTTTATATGCACAAGATTCCTGCTTTGCTAAGGTTTAAACCAAAAATCCAATATTGCATTCACCATCATTTTGCTTTTGCATTTTTAATCAATGAAAATAAGAACAGTAATCTGAAAAAGAACCAAGAGAGAGAATGAATTGTGAGAAGGGCTCTTTTTCTTCAATCACTTTACTAACTCCACCTACTTTCAATCGTAGCTTTGTGTTTTTAACAGCATTTTTCTGCATGATTGATGTCTTTTCTTTGTAAAAGATTTCAATCCATTTTGTTTCGTTAGTCTCTGAACTACAAATATATACACTCAATGTTTCACCCCTATCTTGATTTTTGACCCCAAATTATCCCTGGATTAAATACAACACTATCCCAATCTATGGATATCAGTGGTCATTTTCACacaaataactaaataaattaaCAAATGAGAAAGAGGAGGTTCTTAGCTTATCTAATAGTGTAATTTAGTAATTCTTTTATTGTACTTTTTCCATTTGATTAGATGAGAATGATATCAAATCAAACATAACCTATATCTTAGTCTTTAAACCCTAATGGGAATCAAATTCAAGTGTCTTTCTTTTTTATAAAAAGATGtgttctttttcttctttacCCACGGCCACATTGGTCGGCTGGTGTCATTTTcaatcttttttctttctttctcttttggtcatttttttttataattattattatttattttttaatttcttttcctTTACTAGGTAGATAGTGAAATTGAAAACTAAGAATATTTTGGATTGATTGTCTATTTATACCATTCAATATAAGATCTTGTAGGAGATGAAAGTCAAATATAACTTTGATTGAAGGTCATAGTCCTTGTCTGAGTTGGGTTAGAAGGGTCTTAGACATGAATCATAGAAAGATTTTTGCATACATAAGCATTGTCATTAGCGTATGAAACAAAAACAATGTTTCATTTCACATGATTTTTCTAGAACAAATCTTCTTTCTTCCCAACATTTAATTGCTGGTTGTGATTATCAGTAATGGTTCAGAAACAAATTGGGATTATCTTCTCATAATTCTATTTTTATTACTGATTTTTCtctcctatatatatattaatataggaCATGTCTTTTGTCCCTATAGCATTCCAACATTTTTTAGACTTCAGATCATGAGGACTTTGTGATGCCTACAATAGTTGGTGTGTAGATAAGTGCATATTATAATTTGagaaatacttttttttttaagtaagtGGATAAAACAAAAATGTTATACATCGATTTCAACATGTCCATCTCGTTTCTTACGTGGACTGATTTTTttagtatttaataaaaaataaataaaaccgccagagtaaaaaaaaactaagatggatcgatatttacttttcttgttccCCAAATAGAGTCACTATTCATTTACTCTGTgagcaagaaaagaaaagggcTTACCGTGTAAGTTGAAGAAGATAATGGtgtgatattttttttccttAGGTTAATTATtcatttcaatttattttttcttGAGTTGTCATCtttacatttatttttattttattatgctAAGAGCATCTCCACCTTTACACCAAATTTAGTATCACAACAACATAAAATTTAGTGTCAAAAACTATTTTCACTATAACCATAATactaaaaactacaaaaaaatatttattttattatttttaaataaattgaatattctttttattattatattaatttattaaaatcatcacaattattatatttaattaatgttttaaataaaattactCATTAATTACATGACAATAAtactatataaataattaaaactcgataaattaaaaaatcatattGCATGTAGTAACATAAAGATTACATCACTAGAGAAAAAATATTACATTCATGGAAAAAAATATTACATTACATTAGATTAAATTAAATCTAAAAGATCcacttgaaaatatatattttaattttgtgaGTAACTATATTCGCCCCACTTGAAAATATGAAGAAATAAATGATAATACATTCGAAATCTTCGGCAAAACATAAAATCGGTAAATCGAGGATTCTCTGCAAAATAATCATTGAAGAAATTACGATCACCACTTTCCCAATTAATAACTGTATGACTAGAAATCAGTCTCGACGTGAgcctttgttttattttttgtattgaGGAAAGCAAAAATTATTGTTCGCAGGAATTTGACCTACTACTTGCATTTCTATATCATCATAATAGGCACGAAGAAGACATTTTTCTGACTAAAACTTTGTAGCTAACTCATATTTTTCGGCATAGATTTATTTTCTAgtaatatttataaaaaagtgAACCAATCAATATAAACAAAGAGAAAGCTGTTTCATTTGTTTTAGGAGAAATGGTACCACACACTTGAACCAGGTTTTGAAGGTTGTTTGTTCGTAATCCAAATTTTCCCATTTGACTGTGAACTAGATGATACTCGAAGCCACCAAAAGAGAGAGTAAGATCTGGACTTGGGTATCGTTCAAAGGGTTCAGTGGGCTACCCATTCACAGTCCCTTTGGAAAGCTCAGTAAGATTAGGATATCTGGCATACCAGCTCTTGCCCTCAGCAGCACACTGGTAGCGTCCATAGTCGCCACTGGTAATCGTTGCGTTTGCCAAGCTTTTGGCAACGTCAATGGAAGAAACATAGGGAGGGGAGATGATTCAAAAcgtatttactatttttttttcttcttaaattTGTAATTTTCTCAAGGGGCAAATGAAAACGCCTTTGTTCAACTATTATGATTActttgataaaaaaataatattaaatgatACATCAAATCACATTTGATATGTCAGACTATATAGCAACTTttaataataaagtattattaaaataataccaAAAAAGAACAAATAATTGTATGAGACAGGGTATGTTAGAGAGGCCCACACAATAGGCCCAATACAACTCAACTTGGAGGCAGTCCAAGATCAAAGGAAAAGGCTAGAGCAAAAGCTAGCCCAGCTGGAAGAAAATGGAACGACTTGGCAAGAGGTGCTTGAAGAAAGTAGCAAGCCGAACAGGGGAGAAGGAGCTGCACTCGATCGAGTAGAGGCAGGGACGGCTCGGAGCAGGCGTGGACGAGTGAGACCCGGTTGGCTAAAGGACTACGTGCTGAAGCTGGGTCACTGAGAGTGAGTGAGATGTTGTAACCAATTGCTGAGAACTTGTGTCAATTGCATAGACATATAAGTAGAATAATTGTAATTGCTGGTTTATGATTTTGAATGTAATGAGCATTTAGTTGATGGGAGATTGGCCTTGTCTCGAAGAAGGCAGTTTACTAACATTGGTGCTTCCATTGACTTCATCTTTTCTCAGGATGAAGAACGAAGACATTGTGCAACTGTTCCAAAATCTGAGCAAAGAATTGGACCAGAAGCTGGAGCAACGAGCCACACTGCAGATGGAGGAACTCCGTGCGATACTCGACGAGCGCCTGTCGCACGTTTCGCCTCCATTGTCGCCAGACCACGGCGGTGAGAACAGCACAGCTCCATTGCCGACTCGATCAGTGGGTAGACGCTCAGATGCCGAAACCGATTGCCGTGAGGTGAATTCAATCCTCAAGTCGTTAAGGGTCAAGGTACCGAGATTCGATGGCAGTGAGGTGGATGACTGGATTTATAAGATCAATAAATTTTTTGATCTTCATAGGGTCGATACTACATTAAGGCTCTCGGTGGTAGCTTTTCATTTAGATGGAACACCATCAACTTGGTTCCAGTGGATGGAGAAGGGAGGCGGTTTTGCAGATTGGGATTCATTCATTCAAGCTTTACGGATGCGATTTGGAGTTTCAATTTATGATGATCCATTGGGGCGTATAGCTAAGCTGACACAGACAGGGCGGGCATCTCAATTCAGAGCTGAATTTGAGGCGCTTATGACGAAGATTACTGGGGTTTCGGAGCAGATGTATTTAAACTTCTTTGTGTGGGGTTTGAAGCTTGAGATTCGCCGTGAATTACTAATCTTTCGGCCTTGTGATTTAGCGGATGCCATGGCCAAAGCGCAACTATTTGAAGATCAGAATGATGATATGGTGAATTGTTCACGGACGAGCAATACTCGTTCGGGGTGGCTGCCTAAACAGGGGCAGAATTTGGGGTCACCGAGCAGTGGACCAGGTTTCACCGTTCCTACTGGAACCCACTCCAATACCCAATCATTGTCGGGAGCTAAGCAAGCCGCAGCGCCTCTTCCCATTAAACGATTGACTCCGTCTGAGATGCGGGATAAACGAGAGCGTGGCCTCTGTTTCACTTGCGATGAGAAATACATTTTCGGTCACAAATGTAAGAATCGGGTTTTGGTTTTATGTGGTACGGATGAAGATAACGATACACTACTCTCACCGGAGGAGGAAGAGACAACTGATGGGGACGACAATAATGTCGATGAGGTTAGCTTGAATGCCTTATCAAACTCAGCTAATCCTCGGATTTTTCGGATACAGGCCAAACAGGGGGAAGAAAAGCTTGAAGTGCTGATTGATACCGGCAGCAATAACAATTTCATTCAGGAATCATTGGCTACTCAGTTGCGTTTGCCATGGGAGGAAACGAAACGGTTTAAA
The Humulus lupulus chromosome 6, drHumLupu1.1, whole genome shotgun sequence DNA segment above includes these coding regions:
- the LOC133785787 gene encoding uncharacterized protein LOC133785787, whose product is MGDWPCLEEGSLLTLVLPLTSSFLRMKNEDIVQLFQNLSKELDQKLEQRATLQMEELRAILDERLSHVSPPLSPDHGGENSTAPLPTRSVGRRSDAETDCREVNSILKSLRVKVPRFDGSEVDDWIYKINKFFDLHRVDTTLRLSVVAFHLDGTPSTWFQWMEKGGGFADWDSFIQALRMRFGVSIYDDPLGRIAKLTQTGRASQFRAEFEALMTKITGVSEQMYLNFFVWGLKLEIRRELLIFRPCDLADAMAKAQLFEDQNDDMVNCSRTSNTRSGWLPKQGQNLGSPSSGPGFTVPTGTHSNTQSLSGAKQAAAPLPIKRLTPSEMRDKRERGLCFTCDEKYIFGHKCKNRVLVLCGTDEDNDTLLSPEEEETTDGDDNNVDEVSLNALSNSANPRIFRIQAKQGEEKLEVLIDTGSNNNFIQESLATQLRLPWEETKRFKVYMGNGNFLICSKLCRGVELVLQGHLFVVDLYILPIYGLDVVLGPGAVYTDGCNGGHKNSRAPELTELEATFSSLGKGLLSEFSDVFDELKQLPPYRAVDHKIRLQPGSLPVNVRPYRYPYFQKDVMEQLVNEMQTAGIIQASTSPYSSPVLLVKKKDGSWRFCVDYRE